In Limnobaculum parvum, one DNA window encodes the following:
- the proA gene encoding glutamate-5-semialdehyde dehydrogenase: MLEQMGIAAKKASYQLAVLSSAKKNQALAVMADTLEANSDTILAANEKDIANAQQAGLSEAMIDRLMLTPSRLASIANDVRHVYRLTDPVGHIIDGSLMDSGLQLQRRRVPLGVVGVIYESRPNVTIDVASLCLKTGNAVILRGGKETVNTNQAMVEVIQLALNKCGLPAAAVQSIDNPDRALINALLKLDRYVDMIIPRGGAALHKLCKENSTIPVIIGGIGVCHTFVDEYADFDKALMIIENAKTQRPSTCNTLETLLVHRAIASTFLPKLGEKMHSCGVTLHASPEAMMYLSGGEVKVVPVNDDEYDNEWLSLDLNVTVVEGLDEAIDHIRIHGSAHSDAIVTRSLNNADRFVNEVDSAAVYVNASTRFTDGGQFGLGAEVAVSTQKLHARGPMGLEALTTYKWIGFGDGLIRR, translated from the coding sequence ATGTTAGAGCAAATGGGAATAGCCGCAAAAAAGGCATCTTATCAATTGGCGGTGCTGAGTTCGGCAAAGAAAAACCAGGCACTGGCAGTGATGGCCGATACGTTGGAAGCCAACAGCGATACGATTCTGGCAGCGAATGAAAAAGATATCGCTAATGCACAACAGGCGGGTCTGAGCGAAGCGATGATCGACCGTTTGATGCTGACGCCGTCTCGGCTGGCATCTATAGCCAACGATGTGCGTCATGTTTACCGTTTAACCGATCCCGTTGGTCATATTATTGATGGTTCTTTAATGGATAGCGGCCTGCAATTGCAGCGCCGTCGAGTTCCTCTTGGTGTTGTTGGGGTGATTTATGAATCTCGCCCTAATGTTACGATTGATGTGGCCTCATTATGTCTGAAAACCGGTAATGCGGTGATTCTGCGCGGTGGAAAAGAGACGGTAAATACCAATCAGGCGATGGTTGAAGTGATTCAATTGGCGCTCAATAAATGCGGTCTGCCAGCGGCGGCGGTGCAATCTATTGATAACCCCGATCGTGCATTGATCAATGCGTTGCTTAAACTCGATCGCTATGTTGATATGATTATTCCTCGTGGTGGCGCTGCTCTGCATAAGCTATGTAAAGAAAATTCTACGATCCCTGTGATTATTGGTGGCATTGGTGTTTGCCATACCTTTGTTGATGAATATGCAGATTTTGATAAAGCGCTGATGATTATTGAGAATGCAAAAACTCAGCGTCCAAGTACCTGTAATACGCTGGAAACGTTATTGGTACATCGTGCCATTGCCTCGACATTTCTGCCTAAGCTGGGGGAGAAGATGCACTCTTGTGGCGTAACGCTCCATGCCTCACCGGAAGCTATGATGTATCTCAGCGGCGGGGAAGTGAAAGTTGTACCGGTAAATGATGACGAGTATGACAACGAATGGTTATCGCTGGATCTGAATGTTACTGTCGTTGAAGGGTTAGATGAAGCGATTGACCATATTCGTATACATGGTAGTGCTCACTCGGATGCAATTGTAACCCGCTCTCTGAACAATGCCGATCGTTTCGTTAATGAAGTGGATTCTGCGGCGGTATACGTTAATGCCAGTACGCGATTCACCGATGGTGGACAGTTTGGCTTAGGTGCCGAAGTCGCGGTAAGCACACAGAAGCTCCACGCTCGTGGCCCGATGGGGCTGGAAGCATTAACCACGTATAAGTGGATTGGCTTTGGTGATGGCTTAATCCGTCGTTAA
- a CDS encoding bifunctional helix-turn-helix transcriptional regulator/GNAT family N-acetyltransferase — MEPTSLRDVSRILVRELGVMDKWVSGTQLSPLQAHSLIELDEQPLSGLELSTLLKVDKSSVSRILQGLKQQGLVEIYPNPIDGRSTLNQLTDAGRKQLADLNNQANAYNTKILQQLGSDEYQTLMVSMKKYVSAIQSVTKQSSRTITIRPIEARDNIVMGDIILAVFGEYGLLGQEGFSFSDPILHQLSEVYSQKGCAYWVVELDGIVSGGVGIAPMETGYCELQKLYFLPSVRGMGLARRMVITALEFARQQGYDHCYLESTATLKESLKLYESVGFEYVQERVGASGHHACEVLMVKKLR; from the coding sequence ATGGAACCAACATCTTTACGCGATGTATCGAGAATTTTAGTGAGGGAACTGGGGGTAATGGACAAATGGGTGAGTGGAACCCAACTTTCTCCCTTACAGGCCCACAGCTTGATTGAACTTGACGAACAACCATTATCCGGTTTGGAATTATCGACCTTACTTAAGGTAGATAAATCCAGCGTGAGCCGCATTCTGCAAGGATTAAAACAGCAAGGATTAGTAGAAATATACCCAAATCCGATTGATGGACGCAGCACCTTGAATCAGTTAACTGACGCTGGGCGAAAACAACTGGCAGATCTGAATAATCAAGCCAATGCTTACAATACAAAAATTCTCCAGCAGTTAGGTTCTGATGAGTACCAGACGTTGATGGTTTCAATGAAGAAATATGTTTCAGCCATACAAAGCGTGACCAAACAGTCTTCCCGAACCATTACTATCCGCCCTATTGAGGCTCGAGATAATATCGTGATGGGTGACATTATTCTGGCCGTATTCGGCGAATACGGACTGTTAGGACAAGAGGGGTTTAGCTTCTCCGATCCAATACTCCATCAATTGTCGGAAGTTTACAGCCAGAAGGGCTGTGCTTATTGGGTCGTTGAACTGGATGGCATTGTATCGGGCGGTGTTGGTATCGCACCGATGGAAACGGGATATTGCGAACTACAAAAACTCTACTTCTTGCCTTCTGTTAGAGGCATGGGGCTAGCTCGTCGCATGGTGATTACCGCGCTGGAGTTTGCCCGTCAACAGGGCTATGACCATTGCTATCTGGAAAGTACAGCAACATTAAAAGAGTCATTGAAGTTGTATGAATCGGTGGGGTTTGAGTATGTGCAGGAAAGAGTTGGAGCGAGTGGGCATCATGCGTGTGAGGTGTTGATGGTAAAGAAATTGCGTTAA
- a CDS encoding YnfA family protein, with translation MVKTLLLFIATALAEIIGCFLPYLWLRKSASIWILLPAASSLALFVWLLSLHPAASGRVYAAYGGIYIATALVWLRLVDGIKLSMYDWLGATVVLAGVLILVSGWKA, from the coding sequence ATGGTTAAGACCCTACTGTTATTTATTGCTACGGCGCTGGCAGAAATTATTGGCTGCTTTCTTCCCTATTTATGGCTAAGAAAATCAGCCTCTATCTGGATATTATTACCCGCAGCCAGTAGCCTCGCGCTATTTGTCTGGCTATTAAGCCTCCATCCCGCCGCCAGCGGCCGGGTGTATGCCGCCTACGGCGGTATCTATATTGCTACCGCACTGGTTTGGTTAAGACTGGTGGATGGTATCAAACTCTCTATGTATGACTGGCTAGGCGCAACGGTTGTTTTGGCCGGCGTGTTAATTTTAGTTTCTGGCTGGAAAGCCTGA
- a CDS encoding methylated-DNA--[protein]-cysteine S-methyltransferase — protein MRPMSKSLINATAIGIFDSQFGSLSAWLDESDKLIRLSFHIQQDLEYAKRLEVIRDDTKVEFVAQQIYEYQRGIRVDFDLPISLYGTPFQIKVWNELRKIPFGETISYQTLATRVGNPKASRAVGGANGNNPISLIIPCHRVIGADGSLTGYEGGIPIKEKLLAFEKRCHANA, from the coding sequence ATGAGACCAATGAGCAAGAGTTTGATCAATGCCACGGCTATTGGCATCTTTGACAGCCAGTTTGGTTCACTGTCTGCTTGGCTGGATGAGTCGGATAAACTTATCCGTCTGTCATTTCATATCCAACAAGATCTGGAATATGCTAAACGGCTTGAGGTGATACGTGACGATACTAAAGTCGAGTTTGTTGCCCAGCAGATTTATGAATATCAGCGGGGGATAAGAGTTGATTTTGATTTGCCAATTAGCCTGTACGGCACGCCATTTCAGATAAAAGTTTGGAATGAACTGCGTAAAATTCCGTTTGGAGAAACCATAAGCTATCAAACATTAGCTACTCGTGTTGGTAATCCCAAAGCGTCGCGGGCCGTCGGGGGCGCTAATGGCAATAATCCGATTAGCCTGATTATTCCTTGTCATCGGGTCATTGGAGCCGACGGATCGCTAACTGGCTATGAAGGTGGAATCCCCATTAAAGAAAAGCTATTAGCTTTTGAGAAGCGTTGCCATGCTAATGCGTAA
- a CDS encoding DNA-3-methyladenine glycosylase 2 family protein — MTATTQGSAMKSKLLRWSNDFMYQAILNHAQKYDGKFLTCVKSTGIYCLPSCPARKPLLKNIRFLATEQEAIAEGFRICKRCRPDLFYRGESVDENLFIEMLARIRSCPSSFSRVSSLAKSGGISTTKLNELIRLHAHLSPADLLNRERIKAACSALTHSSQRILDVGLAVGFESEASFHRQFSAHMAMTPHAWRLLNSSSEFALKLPDDFTPDYAWRYHLRDKDSLSEHLDKTGFTKALWVNGYPVVIHLQIDGHTANCRWTLPEEFIANSEQPVGVEIHRQVMRLLGLNTDVLGFRSNARQNKHMARLIESTSAIYVPMTANPFESLVWAIIGQQINLTFAATLRQALIKLAGPVIGQDGFRIHPSAKEISELEPHQLTDIRFSRSKAQYLIGVAKAVVTGALDLDQLEQGSAVVAERKLCELKGIGPWTARYTLMRGMGFADCVPVGDSGLYAALQQFYQLDSRPSTAETEQLMKPFSPFRTQATTCLWESLRNKS; from the coding sequence ATGACAGCCACAACACAAGGTTCTGCAATGAAATCCAAGCTATTACGTTGGAGCAATGATTTTATGTATCAGGCGATTCTGAATCATGCGCAGAAATATGACGGTAAATTTCTTACCTGTGTAAAATCAACGGGAATCTACTGTTTGCCCTCTTGCCCGGCCCGCAAGCCTTTGCTAAAGAACATTCGCTTTTTAGCAACGGAACAGGAAGCCATCGCCGAAGGTTTTAGAATCTGTAAACGCTGTCGTCCAGACCTGTTTTACCGAGGTGAAAGCGTCGATGAAAATCTATTTATCGAGATGCTGGCCCGTATTCGTTCTTGCCCATCATCATTCAGTCGTGTCAGCTCACTGGCAAAAAGCGGCGGTATCAGCACAACAAAACTGAATGAGTTAATTCGTCTGCATGCCCATCTTTCACCGGCAGATTTACTCAATCGTGAGCGTATCAAAGCCGCTTGCTCTGCCCTGACTCATTCATCACAGCGTATTCTGGATGTTGGTCTAGCCGTTGGTTTTGAAAGTGAGGCCAGTTTTCACCGGCAGTTTTCTGCACATATGGCAATGACACCTCATGCTTGGCGTTTGTTGAATAGCAGTAGTGAGTTTGCGCTAAAACTGCCTGATGATTTCACCCCTGATTACGCTTGGCGCTACCATCTGCGTGATAAGGATAGCCTATCTGAACATCTTGATAAGACCGGCTTTACCAAAGCGCTGTGGGTTAATGGTTATCCGGTAGTCATCCATCTACAGATTGATGGACACACCGCAAACTGTCGCTGGACACTGCCCGAAGAGTTTATAGCCAATAGTGAACAACCTGTCGGAGTGGAAATTCATCGGCAGGTGATGCGGTTGCTGGGTTTAAATACCGATGTACTCGGTTTTCGCAGCAACGCCAGACAAAACAAACACATGGCCAGATTAATTGAATCCACCTCTGCCATCTATGTCCCCATGACCGCGAACCCCTTTGAATCACTGGTATGGGCAATTATTGGTCAACAAATCAATCTGACCTTTGCCGCTACGCTACGGCAGGCTCTGATTAAATTGGCTGGCCCGGTAATCGGACAAGATGGATTTCGTATTCACCCCTCTGCCAAAGAGATTTCAGAACTGGAGCCTCACCAACTCACCGATATTCGATTTTCTCGCTCAAAAGCTCAATATCTTATCGGCGTGGCTAAAGCCGTGGTCACTGGAGCGCTGGATTTAGATCAATTAGAACAGGGATCCGCCGTTGTGGCTGAAAGAAAACTCTGTGAGCTAAAAGGAATCGGCCCCTGGACCGCTCGCTACACGCTGATGCGAGGTATGGGATTTGCCGACTGCGTACCCGTTGGTGATAGCGGACTTTATGCTGCCCTCCAACAATTCTATCAGTTGGATAGCCGCCCCAGCACCGCTGAAACTGAACAACTAATGAAACCATTTAGTCCATTCCGTACACAAGCAACCACCTGTTTATGGGAAAGTCTGAGGAATAAATCATGA
- the brnQ gene encoding branched-chain amino acid transport system II carrier protein, protein MKQLSSKDIIALGFMTFALFVGAGNIIFPPMVGLQSGENVWIASLGFLLTAVGLPVVTVIALARVGGGIEALSSPIGHKAGLLLATICYLAVGPLFATPRTTTVSFELGIAPLLSDKDSSLPLFIYSLVYFSLVILVSLYPGKLLDTVGRFLAPLKIISLAVLGLAALLWPAGEHLPAIQIYQNIPFSKGFVEGYLTMDTLGALVFGIIIVNAARSRGVSSPTLLTRYTVIAGLIAGIGLTLVYLSLFNLGSGSGSLVPNATNGAVILHAYIQHTFGGFGSIFLAAMIFIACMVTAIGLTCACAEFFSKLLPLSYRALVFILAIFAMVVSNLGLSHLIQFSVPVLTAIYPPCIALVVLSFTSRMWRSESRIMIPVMLVTSIVGILDGIKASAIANILPSWVDNLPGAQQGLAWLPPALVTLAIAVVVDRFMPQHQEATKT, encoded by the coding sequence ATGAAACAACTGAGTTCTAAAGATATTATCGCCTTAGGCTTTATGACATTCGCCCTGTTTGTTGGTGCGGGAAATATTATTTTCCCTCCGATGGTAGGGTTACAGTCTGGTGAAAACGTTTGGATTGCGTCATTAGGTTTTCTATTAACTGCCGTGGGTTTACCGGTGGTTACCGTGATTGCTCTGGCCAGAGTGGGCGGAGGTATCGAAGCGCTCAGTTCTCCAATTGGTCATAAGGCTGGGTTACTGCTGGCGACGATTTGTTATTTAGCCGTTGGCCCTCTGTTTGCCACGCCGCGTACCACAACGGTATCGTTTGAGTTGGGTATTGCTCCATTGTTATCCGATAAAGACAGTAGCTTACCGTTATTTATTTATAGCCTAGTCTATTTTTCTTTGGTGATTCTGGTTTCTCTTTACCCAGGTAAATTACTGGACACCGTTGGTCGTTTTCTGGCTCCGCTGAAAATTATTTCACTGGCTGTTTTAGGCCTTGCTGCATTACTGTGGCCTGCCGGGGAACATTTGCCAGCGATACAGATTTATCAGAATATCCCATTCTCTAAAGGGTTTGTTGAAGGGTATCTGACGATGGATACCTTAGGCGCACTGGTATTTGGCATTATTATTGTCAATGCAGCGCGTTCTCGTGGTGTTTCCAGCCCTACGTTATTAACACGCTATACGGTTATTGCCGGTTTGATTGCCGGTATTGGTTTGACACTGGTCTATTTGAGTCTGTTTAATTTGGGTTCTGGCAGTGGCTCTCTGGTACCTAATGCAACCAATGGTGCAGTGATCCTTCATGCCTATATTCAGCATACCTTTGGTGGCTTTGGCAGTATCTTCCTTGCGGCAATGATTTTTATTGCCTGTATGGTAACGGCGATTGGTTTAACTTGCGCCTGTGCGGAGTTTTTCTCTAAATTACTGCCGTTATCCTACCGAGCATTGGTCTTCATTCTGGCTATTTTTGCTATGGTGGTCTCTAATTTAGGACTAAGCCATCTGATTCAGTTCTCGGTCCCGGTATTAACGGCAATTTATCCTCCTTGTATCGCTTTGGTTGTATTAAGCTTTACCAGTCGCATGTGGCGCTCTGAAAGTCGTATTATGATCCCGGTAATGCTGGTAACATCAATTGTCGGTATTTTGGATGGTATTAAAGCATCGGCCATTGCGAACATTCTACCTAGCTGGGTTGATAACCTTCCTGGTGCACAGCAGGGTTTGGCATGGCTTCCTCCTGCGCTCGTAACATTAGCGATCGCAGTGGTTGTCGATCGTTTTATGCCGCAGCATCAGGAAGCGACCAAAACGTAA
- the proY gene encoding proline-specific permease ProY, producing the protein MEKQTNKLKRGLTARHIRFMALGSAIGTGLFYGSASAIKMAGPSVLLAYLIGGVFAFIIMRALGEMSVHNPQAGAFSRYAQDYLGPLAGYITGWTYCFEILIVAIADVTAFGLYMSFWFPNVELWVWALSVVLIIGAINLVHVKVFGEFEFWLSFIKVATIIIMILAGIGIIVWGFGNQGEPTGIHNLWSNGGFFANGFIGMVLSLQMVMFAYGGIEIIGITAGEAEDPKTTIPKAINSVPFRILIFYVGTLFVIMSIYPWNQVGTHGSPFVLTFENLGITAAAGILNFVVITASLSAINSDVFGVGRMLYGLAEQGQAPKMFTTLSKRGVPWITVLFMMAGLLVAAYLNYIIPEDVFVIIASLATFATVWVWIMILLSQIGFRRKLTPEQISKLDFPLRGGTVTSVIALIFLFGIIGLIGYFPTTRISLYVGFAWIALLVGVYYLKGMGSKKAG; encoded by the coding sequence ATGGAAAAACAAACCAACAAACTTAAACGAGGCTTAACCGCTCGCCATATCCGTTTTATGGCGTTGGGGTCAGCGATAGGAACCGGATTGTTCTATGGTTCCGCAAGTGCAATAAAAATGGCAGGTCCCAGCGTTCTATTGGCCTATCTTATTGGTGGTGTTTTCGCCTTTATCATTATGCGAGCGCTTGGGGAGATGTCCGTCCATAACCCACAGGCTGGTGCATTTTCCCGCTATGCGCAGGATTATCTGGGGCCATTAGCGGGTTATATCACCGGCTGGACTTATTGTTTTGAAATTCTGATTGTAGCCATTGCTGACGTCACGGCTTTTGGTTTGTATATGAGCTTCTGGTTCCCGAATGTCGAGCTCTGGGTCTGGGCATTGAGCGTGGTGCTGATTATCGGTGCGATTAATCTGGTGCACGTGAAAGTGTTCGGTGAGTTTGAGTTCTGGCTATCATTCATCAAAGTTGCCACCATTATTATTATGATTTTGGCGGGGATCGGCATCATCGTCTGGGGCTTTGGTAATCAGGGTGAACCAACGGGTATCCATAATTTATGGTCTAATGGCGGGTTCTTCGCCAATGGCTTTATCGGCATGGTCTTGTCCCTGCAAATGGTGATGTTTGCCTATGGTGGTATTGAGATTATTGGCATTACGGCTGGCGAAGCAGAAGATCCGAAGACGACCATTCCGAAAGCCATTAACTCAGTGCCTTTCCGTATTTTGATTTTCTATGTGGGTACGCTGTTCGTTATTATGTCTATCTACCCGTGGAATCAGGTAGGTACTCACGGTAGTCCATTTGTTCTGACTTTTGAAAATCTGGGTATTACTGCTGCCGCGGGGATTCTGAACTTTGTGGTGATTACTGCTTCGCTTTCAGCGATTAACAGTGATGTATTCGGCGTAGGCCGCATGTTGTACGGTTTAGCCGAGCAGGGGCAAGCGCCTAAAATGTTCACTACCCTGTCCAAACGTGGTGTGCCATGGATTACAGTACTGTTTATGATGGCTGGACTGCTGGTTGCCGCTTATCTGAATTACATTATTCCTGAAGATGTTTTTGTGATTATTGCGTCACTGGCAACGTTCGCCACCGTATGGGTATGGATTATGATCCTGCTATCACAAATCGGCTTTCGCCGTAAGCTAACGCCAGAGCAAATCAGCAAGCTGGATTTCCCACTGCGCGGTGGTACAGTAACTTCCGTTATTGCGCTGATCTTCCTGTTTGGGATCATCGGCCTGATTGGTTACTTCCCAACTACGCGTATTTCGCTGTATGTAGGCTTCGCTTGGATAGCATTGTTGGTGGGAGTTTACTATTTGAAAGGTATGGGATCGAAGAAAGCAGGTTAA
- a CDS encoding peroxiredoxin C, which produces MVLVTRQAPDFTAAAVLGNGEIVGNFNLKNHLNGKAAVLFFWPMDFTFVCPSELIAFDHRYEEFKKRGVEIVGVSFDSEFVHNAWRKTPVDKGGIGEVKYAMVADVKREIQQAYGIEHMDAGVALRASFLIDKNGVVRHQVVNDLPLGRNIDEMIRMVDALQFHEEHGQVCPAQWEKGREGMNASPDGVAKFLSQNAAKL; this is translated from the coding sequence ATGGTTCTGGTTACTCGCCAAGCCCCTGATTTTACTGCTGCGGCTGTTCTTGGTAACGGCGAAATCGTTGGAAACTTCAATCTGAAGAATCATCTGAATGGCAAAGCAGCTGTGCTGTTCTTCTGGCCAATGGACTTTACTTTCGTATGTCCTTCTGAACTGATCGCTTTTGACCATCGTTATGAAGAGTTCAAAAAGCGCGGTGTTGAAATTGTTGGTGTTTCTTTTGACTCAGAGTTTGTACACAACGCATGGCGTAAAACTCCAGTCGACAAAGGCGGCATTGGCGAAGTTAAATATGCAATGGTTGCTGACGTTAAGCGTGAAATTCAGCAAGCATATGGTATTGAACATATGGATGCTGGTGTTGCTTTACGTGCATCTTTCCTGATCGACAAAAACGGAGTTGTTCGTCACCAAGTCGTTAACGACCTGCCACTGGGTCGTAACATCGACGAAATGATCCGTATGGTTGACGCACTGCAATTCCACGAAGAGCACGGCCAAGTATGCCCAGCTCAGTGGGAAAAAGGCCGTGAAGGCATGAACGCCTCTCCAGACGGCGTTGCTAAATTCCTGTCTCAGAACGCAGCTAAACTGTAA
- a CDS encoding acyl carrier protein phosphodiesterase has product MNFLAHLHLASLANSSLLGNLLADFVRGNPDGKYAPEVVSGIMLHRRIDKLTDNLQPVREARRLFSQPNYRVAPIALDVLWDHFLARHWEQFDNAMPLPNFIALAKNSIVPYLSETPSEFQYINQYIWRDRWLERYAELPFIADTLHNMAIRRPRLEALSYCIEDIRQHYHLLEETFLHFYPAMMEQARAKQL; this is encoded by the coding sequence ATGAATTTTCTTGCTCACCTCCATTTAGCCTCACTGGCCAACAGTTCCCTACTGGGAAATCTGCTGGCAGATTTTGTACGCGGTAATCCTGACGGGAAATATGCACCTGAAGTAGTTAGCGGCATTATGTTGCACCGGCGTATCGATAAACTCACCGATAATCTTCAACCGGTGAGAGAAGCGCGCCGCCTGTTTAGCCAGCCTAACTATCGGGTAGCGCCTATTGCATTGGATGTTCTATGGGATCACTTCCTCGCCAGACATTGGGAACAATTTGATAACGCTATGCCGCTGCCAAATTTTATTGCTCTGGCAAAAAACAGCATTGTTCCTTATTTGTCAGAAACGCCCTCTGAATTTCAATACATCAATCAGTACATTTGGCGAGATCGTTGGCTAGAGCGCTACGCTGAGTTACCATTCATCGCTGATACCTTACATAATATGGCAATTCGTCGTCCACGACTGGAAGCATTAAGCTACTGCATTGAGGATATACGACAACATTATCACCTATTAGAAGAGACATTCTTGCACTTTTATCCAGCGATGATGGAACAAGCCAGAGCAAAACAATTGTAA
- the queA gene encoding tRNA preQ1(34) S-adenosylmethionine ribosyltransferase-isomerase QueA — protein MRVTDFSFELPESLIARYPQAERSACRMLSLDGVSGTLIDDTFTDVLDKLNAGDLLVFNNTRVIPARLFGKKASGGKIEVLVERVLDDRRVLAHVRASKAPKPGAELLLGDDESIPAIMAARHDALFELHFTDGRDVLTILNAAGHMPLPPYIDRPDEEADRELYQTVYSQRPGAVAAPTAGLHFDQPLLEALRAKGINMEFVTLHVGAGTFQPVRVDDIKQHVMHAEYAEVPQQVVDAVLACKARGNKVVAVGTTSVRSLESAAQAAKQDLIEPFFGDTRIFIYPGYQFRVIDTLITNFHLPESTLIMLVSAFAGYSNIMRAYQQAVEKQYRFFSYGDAMFITRNPEAINEIPDGKS, from the coding sequence ATGCGCGTTACTGATTTTTCATTTGAACTTCCTGAATCCTTAATTGCCCGCTATCCTCAGGCGGAACGCAGCGCTTGCCGTATGCTTTCTCTTGATGGTGTTAGTGGCACGCTGATTGATGACACATTTACGGATGTGCTGGACAAGCTGAATGCTGGCGATTTACTGGTATTTAATAATACCAGAGTGATCCCGGCGCGGCTGTTTGGCAAGAAAGCCAGTGGCGGAAAGATTGAAGTTCTGGTTGAGCGAGTGCTGGACGATCGAAGAGTTCTGGCACATGTTCGTGCGTCGAAAGCGCCGAAACCGGGAGCAGAACTGCTGTTAGGGGATGATGAATCTATTCCCGCCATTATGGCAGCACGTCACGATGCGTTGTTTGAACTTCATTTTACCGATGGTCGCGATGTTCTGACGATCCTTAACGCCGCCGGACATATGCCATTACCTCCCTATATTGACCGACCAGATGAAGAGGCCGATCGTGAGCTTTATCAAACGGTTTATAGCCAGCGTCCGGGAGCCGTTGCGGCACCAACAGCAGGCTTACACTTTGATCAGCCGCTCTTGGAAGCGTTGCGGGCCAAAGGGATCAATATGGAATTCGTTACGCTGCACGTAGGAGCCGGAACATTTCAGCCCGTGCGTGTCGATGATATCAAACAGCATGTAATGCATGCCGAGTATGCGGAAGTACCACAACAAGTGGTTGATGCTGTGTTGGCCTGTAAGGCTCGGGGTAATAAAGTGGTTGCCGTGGGAACGACCTCGGTCAGATCGCTGGAAAGCGCAGCTCAGGCGGCTAAACAAGATTTAATTGAGCCATTTTTTGGTGACACCCGCATTTTTATTTATCCCGGCTATCAGTTCCGGGTTATTGATACCCTGATTACTAATTTTCACCTGCCTGAATCAACGCTAATTATGTTGGTATCGGCTTTTGCCGGTTACAGCAATATTATGCGAGCGTATCAGCAGGCGGTCGAGAAGCAATACCGTTTCTTTAGCTATGGGGATGCCATGTTCATCACCCGTAATCCAGAAGCGATTAATGAAATCCCTGATGGGAAATCGTAA
- the tgt gene encoding tRNA guanosine(34) transglycosylase Tgt has product MKFELQTKDGRARRGRLVFERGTVETPAFMPVGTYGTVKGMTPEEVKDTGAQIILGNTFHLWLRPGQEIMRKHGDLHDFMQWHGPILTDSGGFQVFSLGDIRKITEEGVNFRNPINGDSIFLSPEKSMEIQYDLGSDIVMIFDECTPYPADWDYAKRSMEMSLRWAKRSRQRFDELQNKNALFGIIQGSVYEDLRDVSVKGLVEIGFDGYAVGGLAVGEPKEDMHRILEHVCPQIPEDKPRYLMGVGKPEDLVEGVRRGIDMFDCVMPTRNARNGHLFVTDGVVKIRNAQHKDDTSTLDEHCDCYTCRHYSRAYLHHLDRCNEILGARLNTIHNLRYYQRLMAGLREAIEQGTLEHFVTDFYGRIGKAVPPLAK; this is encoded by the coding sequence GTGAAGTTTGAATTACAGACAAAAGATGGTCGCGCCAGACGTGGTCGTTTAGTTTTTGAACGCGGCACGGTGGAGACACCGGCGTTTATGCCAGTAGGTACCTACGGTACGGTAAAGGGTATGACGCCTGAAGAGGTGAAAGACACCGGTGCTCAAATTATTTTGGGTAACACCTTCCATTTATGGTTGCGTCCTGGTCAGGAGATCATGCGTAAGCACGGCGATCTGCATGATTTTATGCAATGGCATGGTCCTATTCTGACCGATTCCGGTGGTTTCCAAGTCTTTAGTCTGGGTGATATCCGTAAAATCACCGAGGAAGGGGTCAATTTCCGTAACCCGATTAACGGCGATTCGATATTCCTCAGCCCAGAAAAGTCGATGGAAATTCAATACGATCTTGGTTCTGATATCGTGATGATTTTCGATGAGTGTACGCCATACCCGGCAGACTGGGATTATGCCAAACGCTCAATGGAGATGTCTCTACGCTGGGCGAAACGTAGTCGTCAACGCTTTGATGAATTGCAGAATAAAAATGCGCTGTTTGGCATTATTCAGGGTAGCGTTTACGAAGATTTACGTGACGTGTCGGTAAAAGGGCTGGTAGAGATTGGGTTTGACGGTTACGCTGTCGGCGGTTTGGCGGTAGGTGAGCCAAAAGAGGATATGCATCGTATTTTAGAGCATGTTTGTCCTCAAATTCCGGAAGATAAACCTCGCTATTTAATGGGGGTAGGGAAACCGGAAGATCTGGTGGAGGGAGTTCGCCGGGGTATCGACATGTTTGATTGTGTGATGCCAACGCGTAATGCGCGCAATGGACATTTGTTTGTTACGGATGGAGTGGTTAAAATCCGTAATGCACAACACAAAGATGATACATCTACGCTTGATGAACACTGTGACTGTTATACCTGTCGCCATTACAGTCGGGCGTATCTGCATCATCTTGATCGCTGTAATGAAATATTGGGTGCGCGGTTAAATACCATCCATAATCTGAGATACTACCAACGTTTAATGGCGGGTTTGCGTGAGGCCATTGAGCAAGGTACATTAGAGCACTTTGTTACTGATTTTTATGGTCGGATAGGTAAAGCTGTCCCACCGTTAGCTAAATAG